In Pseudomonas glycinae, the DNA window GAGTTCAGCAGGCTTGAAGCGGAAAGCAGCCAGCGCCAGAAACAATTGCTGGCACTGACCAGCGATCTCGATAAGGAAGTACGCGCATTGCTCGAGCCCAAACGAGCGGCCGAGATTGCGGCCAGCGAGGCCAACGTAAAGCAGATCGGCGAGCATCTGCGCAAATTGCACAAGGCCTCGGGCGGACTCGAGTTGCCCTGAAAAACAACGGCCCCGAAAACAAAAGACCGCAGCCTGTGAAGGCTGCGGTCTTTTTTATTGCCTGACGATCAGTACAGAACGCCATCCAGCACTTCGTAAACGATCCCGGTGCCCACCGCGATCAGCACGATGTCACCGCCGGCACGACGCCATTCATAACCCGGGTAATACGGCAGGCGACTCAACGCCCGGTTATCCAGCCGCTCGCCGTAATAGCCATGGGGCAGCGGTCGGCCACGTACCAGATGGATGCCTGGAGGGGGCGGCGCACCGCGAACGAAATAGCCATGATTGTCACGGATCACCTGACGCACCGGGCCGAAGTCCCGAGGCGGCGGGCCGCCGCGATGGTTGCTTTGCCAATCATGGTGATCGCCACCGCGATTGTCGTAGTGGCCCTGTTGCGGGCCGCCGTGGTCGTGATCGTCGCGCGGATCGGCGCTGGCCAGCAGCGGCGTCGCGCTGATCATCAGCACGCCCAGACTGGCAATCAGACGTTTCGGCATTTTCATCGGGTCTTTCCTCACTGCACTGACAGCAAAAAGGGGTTCAGAACGTGG includes these proteins:
- a CDS encoding anti-virulence regulator CigR family protein gives rise to the protein MKMPKRLIASLGVLMISATPLLASADPRDDHDHGGPQQGHYDNRGGDHHDWQSNHRGGPPPRDFGPVRQVIRDNHGYFVRGAPPPPGIHLVRGRPLPHGYYGERLDNRALSRLPYYPGYEWRRAGGDIVLIAVGTGIVYEVLDGVLY